One region of Oryza glaberrima chromosome 7, OglaRS2, whole genome shotgun sequence genomic DNA includes:
- the LOC127779670 gene encoding putative PAP-specific phosphatase, mitochondrial has translation MPLLHLSPPPHRLLLAGGGRRRLLLPAARRRSLVRVRAAASAAAAAAEAYGVPFPPERAAHHRELAAAAAAVERACRLCVDMKRTLLSGDKKILEKNDQTPVTVADFGVQALISLELQRLFPSIPLVAEEDSASLRSSNTDDNSSNVLVESISSAVAEKVSNADSLLTHDDVLRAIDRGGKNAVSFDSNPASYWVLDPIDGTKGFLGGDDALYVVGLALVVNEKVVAGVMGCPNWSNATIASRKEDSAAAQPDRGILMIAHVGCGTWSRHLSVDIGQFTTAQSTWNRCLVDSCSVVNMARFCIPDSQTWNMIPLSVLFNSTMDESNPRDENEILLLSVYCGSLCKYLTVASGRASVFVLRARTKNLKSWDHAVGVICVQEAGGQISDWSGKPLDLAADLTGRRDIYPSGGVLVTNGALHGKLVEMISANHK, from the exons ATgccgctcctccacctctcgccgccgccgcaccgcctcctcctcgccggcggcggccgccgccgcctactcctcccggcggctcgccgccgctccctcgtCCGCGTCAG ggcggcggcgtcggcggccgcggccgcggcggaggcgtacGGGGTACCCTTCCCTCCTGAgcgcgccgcccaccaccgggagctcgcggcggccgccgcggccgtcgagcGCGCCTGCCGCCTCTGCGTAGAC ATGAAGAGAACGCTGCTTTCGGGTGACAAGAAGATTCTTGAAAAGAATGACCAAACTCCTGTCACAGTTGCAGATTTTGGAGTACAAGCTCTTATTAGTTTAG AGCTCCAGCGATTGTTTCCGTCAATACCTCTGGTGGCAGAAGAGGATTCAGCTTCTCTGAGGTCATCCAATACTGATGATAACAGTAGTAATGTTCTTGTTGAGTCAATTTCAAGTGCTGTTGCAGAAAAAGTGAGTAACGCCGATTCACTTTTAACTCATGATGATGTGCTGAGAGCTATTGATAGAGGAGGCAAGAATGCTgtatcctttgattcaaatccTGCTAGTTATTGG GTACTTGATCCAATTGATGGCACAAAAGGTTTCTTGGGAGGGGACGATGCTCTGTATGTG GTGGGGCTGGCTCTTGTGGTAAATGAAAAGGTAGTAGCAGGAGTGATGGGATGTCCTAATTGGTCTAATGCTACCATAGCCAGCAGAAAAGAAGACAGCGCTGCTGCCCAACCTGATCGTGGGATCCTTATGATTGCTCATGTGGGCTGTGGAACTTGGTCTAGGCATTTGTCTGTCGATATTGGCCAGTTCACTACGGCACAGAGTACTTGGAATAGATGCTTAGTGGATTCTTGTTCAGTTGTGAACATGGCACGCTTTTGCATTCCTGATAGCCAAACCTGGAATATGATACCGCTATCTGTTCTCTTCAACTCAACAATGGATGAATCCAATCCTAGAGATGAGAATGAAATTCTCCTCTTATCTGTTTACTGTGGCAG CTTGTGCAAGTACCTAACTGTAGCTTCTGGGAGAGCCTCCGTTTTTGTACTTCGAGCACGGACGAAAAATCTCAAG TCTTGGGATCATGCTGTCGGAGTAATTTGTGTACAGGAAGCTGGAGGTCAG ATTAGTGACTGGAGTGGGAAACCGTTGGATCTTGCAGCTGACCTAACTGGGCGCAGAGACATTTACCCTTCAGGTGGTGTTCTCGTCACCAACGGTGCTCTGCACGGCAAGCTGGTTGAAATGATCTCAGCAAATCACAAGTAG
- the LOC127779671 gene encoding putative PAP-specific phosphatase, mitochondrial has protein sequence MPLLHLSLPPHRLLLVAGGRRRRRRLLLLPPSPRRVCVRAAASVELEVAAAAGEYGLPFPSERAAHHRELAAAAAAVERACRLCVDVKRSLLSGEKKIFEKNDQTLVTVADFGVQALISLELQQSFPSIPLVAEEDSASLRSSNADNSSNVLVESISSAVADNVSNTNSLLTHDDVLRAIDKGGKDSASFDSNPATYWVLDPIDGTQGFSKVDDTLYVVGLALVVNGKVVAGVMGSPNWASDTIANRKDDSIASRYDRGILMIAHEGCGAWTKRLYDEFGQFTTSKDTWNRCFVDSCSVVHKARYCLSDNQTWNMIPLSVVFNSTTDESKPRDENELLTSYVFSGSLCKYLTVAYGRASVFVLKARTKSLKSWDHTVGVICVQEAGGQVTDWRGEPLDLEADLTGRRDIYPHGGILITNGVLHNKLTELIKANY, from the exons ATgccgctcctccacctctccctcccgccgcaccgcctcctcctcgtcgccggcggccgccgccgccgccgccggctgctacTCCTCCCGCCGTCTCCCCGCCGCGTCTGCGTAAG ggcggcggcgtcggtggagttggaggtggccgcggccgcgggggaGTACGGGCTCCCCTTCCCGTCGGAgcgcgccgcccaccaccgcgagctcgccgcggccgccgccgccgtcgagcgcgcCTGCCGCCTCTGCGTAGAC GTCAAGAGATCACTGCTTTCAGGTGAGAAGAAAATTTTCGAAAAGAATGACCAAACTCTTGTCACAGTTGCGGATTTTGGAGTGCAAGCCCTTATTAGTTTAG AGCTCCAGCAATCGTTTCCATCAATTCCTCTTGTGGCAGAAGAGGATTCAGCTTCTTTAAGGTCATCTAATGCTGATAACAGTAGCAATGTGCTTGTTGAGTCAATTTCAAGTGCTGTTGCCGACAATGTGAGTAACACCAATTCACTTTTAACTCATGATGATGTGCTGAGAGCTATTGACAAAGGAGGCAAGGATAGTgcatcctttgattcaaatccCGCTACTTATTGG GTACTTGATCCAATTGATGGTACACAAGGTTTCTCAAAAGTGGATGATACTCTGTATGTG GTGGGCTTGGCTCTTGTGGTGAATGGAAAAGTAGTAGCAGGAGTCATGGGAAGTCCTAATTGGGCCAGTGATACCATAGCCAACAGAAAAGATGACAGCATTGCTTCCCGTTATGATCGTGGGATCCTTATGATTGCTCATGAGGGTTGTGGTGCTTGGACTAAGCGCCTGTATGATGAGTTTGGCCAGTTCACTACGTCAAAGGATACTTGGAACAGATGCTTCGTGGATTCTTGTTCTGTTGTACACAAGGCACGCTATTGCCTTTCCGATAACCAAACCTGGAATATGATACCACTATCTGTTGTGTTCAACTCAACGACGGATGAATCGAAACCTAGAGATGAGAATGAACTTCTTACTTCATATGTTTTCTCTGGCAG TTTGTGCAAGTACCTTACTGTAGCCTATGGGAGAGCCTCAGTTTTCGTCCTTAAAGCACGGACGAAAAGCCTCAAG TCTTGGGATCATACTGTAGGAGTAATTTGTGTGCAGGAAGCTGGAGGCCAA GTTACTGACTGGAGAGGGGAACCTTTGGATCTTGAAGCTGACCTAACTGGGCGCAGAGACATTTACCCTCATGGTGGCATTCTCATCACCAACGGCGTCCTGCACAACAAGCTTACTGAATTGATCAAGGCGAATTACTAA